The Streptomyces sp. NBC_01689 genome includes a window with the following:
- a CDS encoding TIGR00730 family Rossman fold protein: MATGNPEGKKRPPEEQRLGPVLRRRGQVQASTTDQRLLDAGGPSDWVHTDPWRVLRIQSEFIEGFGTLAELPAAISVFGSARTPVDSPEYEAGVALGRGLVEAGFAVITGGGPGAMEAANKGACEAKGVSVGLGIELPFEQGLNQYVDIGLNFRYFFVRKMMFVKYAQGFVVLPGGLGTLDELFEALTLVQTQKVTRFPIVLFGTEYWGGLVDWLKNTLIAQGKASEKDLLLFHLTDDVEEAVALVSKEAGR, encoded by the coding sequence ATGGCTACTGGCAACCCCGAGGGCAAGAAGCGGCCACCGGAGGAGCAGCGGCTGGGTCCGGTGCTGCGGAGGCGGGGCCAGGTCCAGGCGAGCACCACGGACCAGCGGCTGCTGGACGCCGGCGGCCCCTCGGACTGGGTGCACACCGATCCCTGGCGGGTCCTGCGCATCCAGTCGGAATTCATCGAAGGCTTCGGCACGCTGGCCGAACTCCCGGCGGCGATCAGTGTGTTCGGGTCCGCGCGGACACCCGTGGACTCTCCCGAGTACGAGGCGGGGGTCGCGCTCGGGCGGGGGCTGGTCGAAGCGGGGTTCGCCGTCATCACCGGGGGCGGGCCCGGGGCGATGGAGGCGGCCAACAAGGGCGCGTGCGAGGCGAAGGGTGTCTCCGTCGGCCTGGGGATCGAGCTTCCCTTCGAGCAGGGGTTGAACCAGTACGTCGATATCGGGCTGAATTTCCGGTATTTCTTCGTCCGGAAAATGATGTTTGTGAAATACGCCCAGGGTTTCGTGGTGCTGCCGGGCGGGCTCGGGACCCTGGACGAACTCTTCGAGGCGCTCACCCTGGTCCAGACCCAGAAAGTGACCCGTTTCCCGATCGTCCTCTTCGGGACGGAGTACTGGGGCGGTCTCGTCGACTGGCTGAAGAACACCCTCATCGCCCAGGGCAAGGCCTCCGAGAAGGATCTCCTCCTCTTCCACCTCACGGACGACGTCGAGGAGGCGGTGGCCCTGGTGTCGAAGGAGGCGGGGCGCTGA